One Synechococcus sp. PROS-9-1 DNA window includes the following coding sequences:
- a CDS encoding hemolysin family protein: MRNLLLIALLVLPAFFAAAEVSLLRLRPSRVHELREEGQPGAPAVERLQRRMRTALLMTQFGTTLSLVALGWIAKGFGQRWWPMETPAGRWWDLAWFLVLVVLATLLSGLLPRALVLSRPEPAALKLSPVLETTMQVLRPLLSSLEVIASLLLRLVGLKPRWDALVPALTAGELETLVESGGVTGLRPDERNILEGVFALRDMQVREVMVPRSGMVTLPVEVRFAELMEAVHRTRHARFPVIGQSLDDVRGVLDLRRLAEPIARGELQKDSALEPYLSPAERVLETSNLAELLAIIRSGHPLLLVVDEHGGTEGLVTAADLTGEIVGDEPEHESAEPDLQAIEGQEGAWLVAGDLEILELNRQLDLDLPEASEHHTLAGFLLERLQHIPAAGEALRHNGVQFEIITMRGPRIAQVRLLMPGVTNP; encoded by the coding sequence ATGCGCAACCTGCTGCTGATCGCGCTTTTGGTCTTACCGGCGTTTTTTGCAGCGGCTGAAGTGTCACTGCTGCGTTTGCGTCCGAGTCGAGTCCATGAACTCCGTGAAGAGGGCCAGCCCGGTGCTCCAGCGGTCGAGCGCCTCCAGCGCCGGATGAGAACAGCTCTGCTGATGACCCAGTTCGGGACCACCTTGTCGTTGGTGGCGCTCGGTTGGATTGCGAAAGGTTTTGGTCAGCGTTGGTGGCCGATGGAAACACCAGCCGGCCGTTGGTGGGATCTGGCCTGGTTCCTTGTGTTGGTGGTCTTGGCCACGCTGTTGTCCGGGCTGCTCCCACGTGCTCTGGTGCTCAGCCGTCCGGAGCCGGCTGCCTTGAAATTGTCTCCGGTGTTGGAAACCACCATGCAGGTGTTGCGTCCCCTGCTGTCTTCCCTGGAAGTCATCGCCTCACTCCTGCTTCGTCTTGTGGGCCTGAAGCCTCGCTGGGATGCACTCGTGCCGGCACTAACAGCCGGTGAGTTGGAGACCTTGGTGGAGAGTGGGGGGGTCACGGGCCTACGGCCGGATGAACGCAACATCCTTGAAGGGGTGTTTGCATTACGGGATATGCAGGTGAGGGAGGTCATGGTTCCTCGCTCGGGGATGGTCACCCTGCCGGTGGAGGTGCGTTTCGCAGAGTTGATGGAGGCTGTTCACCGCACTCGGCATGCGCGTTTCCCTGTGATTGGGCAGTCGCTGGATGATGTCCGTGGCGTGCTGGATTTACGCCGTTTAGCGGAGCCCATCGCCCGTGGTGAACTGCAAAAAGATTCCGCTCTAGAGCCTTACTTGAGTCCTGCCGAGCGGGTGCTGGAGACCAGCAACCTCGCTGAATTGCTTGCGATTATTCGATCTGGGCATCCTCTGCTGTTGGTGGTGGATGAACACGGGGGCACCGAGGGATTGGTCACGGCCGCTGACCTCACGGGTGAAATTGTTGGGGATGAGCCAGAGCATGAAAGTGCCGAGCCCGATCTGCAGGCGATCGAGGGCCAGGAGGGTGCCTGGCTGGTTGCTGGTGATTTGGAGATCTTGGAGCTCAATCGCCAACTTGACCTTGACTTGCCTGAGGCCTCGGAACATCACACGCTTGCTGGCTTCCTTTTGGAACGCTTACAGCACATTCCTGCCGCTGGAGAAGCGCTGCGGCACAACGGAGTTCAATTTGAAATCATCACGATGAGAGGCCCTCGTATCGCTCAGGTGCGATTGCTGATGCCTGGTGTGACGAACCCATGA
- a CDS encoding Gfo/Idh/MocA family protein, translating to MTDPMVPVKVGVIGIGNMGWHHARVLSLLKDADLVGVSDPDAKRGALAKDQFNCRWFADYHDMLSEVEAVCIAVPTLLHHAVGLACLEAGLHVLIEKPIAASQEEAASLSESASRVDRLLQVGHIERFNPAFRELTKVVANEEVVVLEARRHSPHSDRANDVSVVLDLMIHDLDLVLELAGASVVHLSAAGGRSSEGPIDYVNATLGFDNGVVASLTASKMSHRKIRSLSAHCRGSLVETDFLNHTLHIHRRAHEWYSADHGELLYRNDGFIEEVSTTSIEPLYAELEHFLQCVRGRETPAVDGQQASRALCLADLIEQAVERPGVGIALEAPI from the coding sequence ATGACCGACCCTATGGTTCCGGTAAAGGTCGGAGTGATCGGAATCGGCAACATGGGTTGGCATCACGCCCGTGTGCTCAGCCTTTTGAAGGACGCGGATCTGGTGGGCGTCTCCGATCCGGATGCCAAGCGCGGAGCGTTGGCAAAAGACCAATTTAATTGCCGTTGGTTCGCGGATTACCACGACATGCTCTCTGAGGTCGAAGCGGTTTGTATCGCTGTGCCGACCCTGCTTCACCATGCCGTTGGTTTGGCCTGTTTAGAGGCTGGGCTGCACGTTTTGATCGAAAAGCCGATTGCTGCCAGCCAGGAGGAAGCGGCTTCGCTCAGCGAGTCGGCAAGCCGGGTGGATCGGCTGCTGCAGGTGGGGCATATCGAGCGCTTCAATCCTGCGTTTCGTGAGTTGACCAAGGTGGTGGCGAATGAGGAAGTTGTCGTGCTGGAAGCCAGACGTCATAGCCCCCATTCCGATCGAGCCAATGATGTTTCGGTGGTTCTTGATTTGATGATCCACGATTTGGATCTTGTCTTGGAACTCGCAGGGGCATCTGTCGTGCATTTGTCAGCGGCCGGCGGACGTAGCTCTGAAGGGCCGATCGATTACGTCAACGCCACACTTGGATTCGACAACGGCGTGGTGGCCAGCCTCACGGCTAGCAAAATGAGCCATCGCAAGATCAGGAGCTTGAGTGCTCACTGCCGTGGAAGCCTTGTTGAAACGGATTTTCTGAATCACACCTTGCATATTCATCGTCGTGCCCACGAGTGGTACTCGGCTGATCACGGCGAGCTGTTGTATCGCAATGATGGTTTCATCGAAGAGGTGAGCACCACTTCGATTGAGCCGCTATACGCCGAGCTGGAGCATTTTCTTCAGTGTGTTCGTGGACGTGAAACCCCCGCCGTAGATGGCCAGCAGGCTTCTCGGGCTCTCTGCCTTGCCGACTTGATTGAGCAGGCTGTGGAGCGTCCAGGAGTTGGCATTGCTCTCGAGGCTCCAATTTGA
- a CDS encoding glycoside hydrolase family 15 protein — MSIPNSTARENLDPVAWKATVLSHPNPQEHHELRLEKLKSLDAAIEAVVLQRQHPVSGLLPASTANTVHGNYGDAWVRDCVYSIQCVWGLAIAHRRHHGGSTQRSWELEQRVLGLMRGLLNSMMRQASKVERFKYSLDPLDALHAKYNSTNGDQVVADNGWGHLQLDATSLFLLQLAQLSRSGLAVIRNRHEVAFIQNLVYYVARAYRVPDYGIWERGDKGNEGLPERNASSIGMAKAALEALDGVDLFGSHGDGSVQVLVPQGAVVRLRRALQGLLPRESASKEVDSACLSVIGYPAWAVEERDLVERTVQRIRRELGGPYGYKRFRRDGHQTVVEDVSRLHYERAELVNFEGVESEWPLFLAYEQLTACCEERWTDAHYWQERLKILQVERHGQQLYPELYLVPDSAVELERRAPGSQQRLANDNVPLLWTQSLAWLGEMLMEGLIEPADLDPCGRRFQAKIGAEQVLVALAPSSSALAAALKAHGLPVSDPQTCPIQVVPSSNLNDRLSAVGGDEALRLSGLPMLRADTSDTARLYRQGDEQLAVLPAVLEEDTFFVSHDPRQLMESVLNELHLLQRHWRGEGSPLLMIPIEATLLENNPELLMDLTTRLHSGRLEDVPVCFSDLETLAHSAQWVTLPATTARSNAHQRSDAARYLQDSTDFSDLTAAQEQELDDIPLAQLRDRLWSSHSLREQAEVLELLKRQLGYRAILSGPKGTPIELITLLEEIYHRGLSQEDWNVARRCAGAMGLVHPQLEDAVIDLLSRQKQVVVGRNYTSDSRLSAPASSPAIAALIERTCGNDGRERMLQQELLVALDGLARREPEKLKGTLTLQLGQLLLLLTSELAAERQLSQDEAFEALCSEAPHGISLRLQALLNDVDHARAALQRRELLHLRGHVQWTVPEPLEERPSGSDWLQHRMRLGSLQQVPKEFYAGIWSLLHHCRGLVIGDKLERRNRLTSSLVLEKTPGERNFAIQVEHLLSRIEAAEYRQLCTESLLSLMAFTTTNPDMRFEDDIALDVVIGHAVRVGWQSTHPQQDIETYSQHKAAAWEHFYQASPAQCRRWQIEALRELVQQEGLL; from the coding sequence ATGTCCATCCCTAACTCGACTGCGAGGGAGAATCTAGATCCGGTCGCCTGGAAGGCCACGGTTTTGTCGCATCCGAACCCTCAGGAGCACCACGAGCTACGGCTTGAAAAACTAAAGAGCCTGGATGCGGCCATCGAAGCGGTGGTCCTACAACGTCAGCATCCAGTGAGTGGATTGCTTCCAGCCAGCACAGCAAACACCGTGCACGGAAATTACGGAGACGCCTGGGTTCGCGACTGCGTGTACTCGATTCAGTGCGTTTGGGGCCTGGCCATCGCCCATCGTCGCCATCACGGGGGCTCCACCCAACGCAGTTGGGAACTCGAACAACGGGTGCTGGGACTGATGCGCGGTTTGCTCAACAGCATGATGCGCCAAGCCTCAAAAGTGGAGCGCTTTAAGTACAGCCTCGATCCACTCGATGCCTTGCATGCCAAATACAACAGCACCAATGGCGATCAGGTTGTTGCCGATAACGGCTGGGGGCATCTTCAGCTTGATGCGACATCTCTGTTTTTATTGCAGCTAGCCCAACTCAGCCGCAGCGGTCTCGCCGTGATTCGCAACCGCCACGAAGTGGCGTTCATCCAAAACCTCGTGTACTACGTAGCCCGGGCCTACCGCGTGCCCGACTACGGAATCTGGGAGCGTGGGGACAAGGGGAATGAAGGTTTACCCGAACGCAACGCCAGCTCCATTGGCATGGCCAAAGCGGCACTAGAGGCCCTCGATGGCGTGGATCTCTTTGGTTCCCACGGCGATGGATCGGTGCAGGTGCTGGTGCCTCAAGGTGCTGTCGTCCGCTTACGGCGGGCACTCCAAGGACTTCTGCCAAGGGAATCCGCTAGCAAAGAAGTCGACAGCGCTTGTCTCTCCGTGATCGGCTACCCGGCCTGGGCGGTGGAGGAGCGAGACCTGGTGGAGCGAACCGTCCAGCGGATCCGACGTGAGCTAGGAGGCCCCTACGGATACAAACGCTTCCGCCGGGACGGTCATCAAACCGTTGTCGAAGACGTCAGTCGACTGCATTACGAACGGGCCGAACTGGTCAACTTCGAAGGAGTGGAATCGGAATGGCCTCTCTTCCTGGCCTATGAGCAGCTCACAGCCTGCTGTGAAGAGCGTTGGACCGACGCGCATTACTGGCAAGAAAGGCTCAAAATCCTGCAGGTCGAACGCCATGGACAACAGCTCTACCCCGAGCTCTATTTGGTTCCAGACAGTGCGGTAGAACTCGAACGACGGGCACCGGGAAGCCAACAACGGCTGGCTAACGACAACGTGCCTCTGCTGTGGACCCAGAGCCTTGCCTGGCTTGGGGAGATGTTGATGGAAGGACTGATCGAGCCAGCGGACCTTGATCCCTGCGGCCGCAGATTTCAGGCCAAGATCGGCGCCGAACAAGTCCTGGTTGCCCTTGCACCAAGCAGCAGCGCACTCGCAGCTGCACTCAAAGCACACGGGTTACCAGTGAGCGATCCACAGACCTGCCCTATCCAGGTGGTGCCATCCAGCAACCTCAACGATCGTCTCAGCGCCGTCGGAGGAGATGAGGCTCTCCGCTTGAGCGGTCTGCCGATGCTCCGAGCCGACACCTCGGACACAGCCCGCCTCTATCGACAGGGCGACGAGCAGCTTGCCGTCCTACCGGCTGTCTTGGAAGAAGACACCTTTTTCGTCAGTCATGACCCACGCCAGCTCATGGAATCAGTCCTCAATGAACTGCACCTGCTGCAGCGGCACTGGCGCGGAGAGGGTTCACCGCTCTTAATGATCCCGATTGAAGCCACTCTTCTGGAGAACAATCCAGAGCTGCTGATGGATCTCACAACGCGTCTGCACTCAGGACGGCTCGAAGATGTTCCCGTTTGCTTCAGCGACCTTGAAACACTCGCCCACAGCGCTCAGTGGGTGACTCTGCCAGCCACAACAGCAAGAAGCAACGCCCATCAACGCAGCGATGCAGCGCGTTATTTACAAGACTCCACCGACTTCAGTGACCTCACCGCAGCCCAGGAGCAGGAGCTCGATGACATCCCCCTCGCTCAACTCCGTGATCGTCTCTGGAGTAGCCATTCACTCCGAGAACAAGCCGAAGTGCTTGAACTGCTGAAACGCCAACTCGGCTACCGAGCAATTCTCAGCGGTCCGAAGGGGACACCGATTGAGCTGATCACCCTGCTGGAGGAGATTTACCACCGCGGGCTCAGCCAGGAGGACTGGAACGTAGCTCGCCGCTGCGCAGGCGCGATGGGGCTCGTCCATCCCCAACTCGAGGATGCTGTGATCGACCTGCTCAGCCGCCAAAAACAAGTGGTTGTGGGAAGGAACTACACCAGCGACTCCCGCCTCAGCGCCCCGGCCTCAAGCCCGGCGATCGCTGCCCTGATTGAACGCACCTGTGGCAATGACGGCCGTGAGCGCATGTTGCAACAGGAGTTGCTGGTGGCTCTTGATGGCCTTGCCCGTCGAGAACCGGAAAAACTCAAGGGGACGCTCACCCTGCAGCTGGGTCAACTCCTGCTTCTGCTCACCTCAGAACTCGCGGCCGAACGCCAACTAAGCCAGGACGAAGCCTTTGAAGCCCTGTGCAGCGAAGCCCCGCATGGGATCAGCTTGCGCCTTCAAGCCCTGCTCAATGACGTCGACCACGCTCGAGCAGCCCTACAGCGACGAGAGCTGCTTCACCTGCGGGGACATGTGCAGTGGACCGTGCCTGAGCCCCTTGAGGAACGACCCAGCGGATCGGACTGGCTGCAACACCGCATGCGACTGGGCTCCCTGCAGCAAGTCCCGAAGGAGTTCTATGCCGGCATCTGGTCCTTACTGCATCACTGCCGCGGCCTTGTGATCGGTGACAAATTGGAGCGGCGCAACCGGCTAACCAGCTCCTTGGTGCTGGAAAAAACACCAGGAGAACGCAATTTCGCCATTCAGGTCGAGCACCTGCTCAGTCGCATTGAAGCCGCTGAATACCGCCAACTTTGTACAGAAAGCCTGCTCTCACTGATGGCCTTCACGACGACCAACCCAGACATGCGCTTTGAAGACGACATCGCACTCGATGTGGTGATTGGTCATGCCGTTCGGGTGGGCTGGCAAAGCACCCATCCCCAACAAGACATCGAAACCTACAGCCAGCACAAAGCCGCGGCTTGGGAACATTTTTACCAAGCCTCTCCGGCGCAATGCCGCCGGTGGCAAATCGAAGCGCTTCGAGAGCTAGTCCAACAAGAAGGACTGCTTTAA
- a CDS encoding WecB/TagA/CpsF family glycosyltransferase — MDITSTGPRDQRRFQVLGVPVDACRDVTAAAIGVYADGGGQIVTLNAEMTMAARANPRLGAVIADADLVVPDGAGVVWALRLQGVRVRRSPGIELAWELLGYAEAHGWSVALVGAAPQVMERLCDRLVVERPELRLVLAQHGYLSQEDWPELEASLCELNPDLVLVALGVPRQELWTQRLKAAQTGVWMGVGGSFDVWSGLKKRAPQWTSRFQVEWLFRLFQEPSRWRRYLALPQFVWAVLVSGSRLKPAKQKQATGKTTE; from the coding sequence ATGGACATCACCAGCACCGGTCCGCGTGATCAACGTCGCTTCCAAGTGCTTGGGGTTCCAGTGGATGCGTGTCGCGATGTCACCGCAGCAGCCATCGGTGTGTATGCCGATGGGGGAGGTCAGATCGTGACCCTGAATGCAGAAATGACGATGGCAGCGCGAGCCAACCCTCGCTTGGGCGCCGTGATTGCTGACGCCGATCTGGTGGTTCCTGATGGTGCTGGCGTTGTCTGGGCTCTGCGTTTACAAGGTGTGCGCGTTCGCCGCAGCCCTGGCATTGAGCTGGCGTGGGAACTTCTGGGTTACGCAGAGGCCCATGGTTGGTCGGTGGCGCTTGTGGGTGCTGCGCCGCAGGTGATGGAACGATTATGTGATCGCTTGGTGGTGGAGCGCCCGGAATTGCGCCTAGTGCTGGCGCAACATGGGTATCTCAGCCAGGAAGATTGGCCAGAGCTCGAAGCAAGCTTGTGCGAGCTCAACCCTGATTTGGTGCTTGTGGCTCTCGGAGTTCCCCGTCAAGAACTTTGGACGCAGCGTTTAAAAGCGGCTCAAACCGGTGTGTGGATGGGTGTTGGTGGCAGCTTTGATGTCTGGTCTGGCCTCAAGAAACGAGCGCCACAATGGACCAGCCGTTTCCAGGTGGAATGGCTGTTTAGGCTTTTCCAGGAACCAAGCCGCTGGAGGCGTTATCTCGCGCTACCCCAGTTTGTGTGGGCTGTTTTGGTCAGCGGAAGCCGACTGAAGCCTGCCAAACAAAAGCAAGCAACAGGAAAAACAACGGAATGA
- a CDS encoding photosystem II reaction center protein K, whose translation MAAYTLDLLAQLPEAYQAFGPLIDILPIIPLFFLLLAFVWQASVGFR comes from the coding sequence ATGGCTGCTTACACCCTCGATTTGCTGGCCCAGTTACCTGAGGCCTATCAAGCCTTCGGTCCGCTGATCGACATCCTGCCGATCATTCCGTTGTTTTTCCTGTTGCTTGCTTTTGTTTGGCAGGCTTCAGTCGGCTTCCGCTGA
- the tgt gene encoding tRNA guanosine(34) transglycosylase Tgt: MFQFEIQATCRNTGARCGCFHTPHGPVMTPRFMPVGTLGTVKGVTTSQLAETGAQMVLSNTYHLHLQPGEEIVAEAGGLHRFMGWDGPMLTDSGGFQVFSLGDLNRIDDEGVDFRNPRNGSRILLTPERSMQIQMRLGADVAMAFDQCPPYPATENDVAEACRRTHAWLGRCADAHQRDDQALFGIVQGGCFPHLRDLSARTVADFNLPGIAIGGVSVGEPVEEMHQIVRQVTPLLPDDRPRYLMGIGTLREMAVAVANGIDMFDCVLPTRLGRHGTALVGGERWNLRNARFRHDHTPLDASCPCIACRQHTRAYLNHLIRSEELLGLTLLSIHNLTHLIRFTTAMGLAIRDGCFSEDFAPWEPSSRAHHTW, translated from the coding sequence GTGTTCCAGTTCGAGATTCAGGCCACTTGCCGCAACACGGGCGCCCGTTGTGGATGTTTCCACACACCACACGGTCCGGTCATGACGCCACGGTTCATGCCCGTGGGCACGCTGGGCACCGTGAAAGGGGTAACCACCTCCCAATTGGCAGAGACCGGCGCCCAAATGGTGCTGTCCAACACCTATCACCTGCATCTCCAACCTGGGGAGGAGATCGTTGCTGAAGCCGGGGGGTTGCATCGGTTCATGGGCTGGGACGGTCCGATGCTCACCGATTCCGGTGGCTTCCAGGTGTTCAGCCTCGGCGACCTCAACCGCATTGACGACGAAGGGGTGGACTTCCGCAACCCACGCAATGGCAGCCGCATCTTGCTGACCCCAGAGCGGTCGATGCAGATCCAAATGCGCCTTGGCGCTGATGTGGCCATGGCCTTCGATCAATGTCCGCCCTATCCAGCCACAGAAAATGATGTCGCGGAGGCCTGCCGGCGCACGCACGCCTGGCTAGGCCGCTGTGCAGACGCCCATCAACGCGACGATCAAGCCCTCTTCGGGATTGTCCAAGGAGGTTGTTTCCCCCACCTCCGTGATCTCAGCGCACGAACGGTGGCGGACTTCAACCTGCCCGGCATCGCCATCGGCGGCGTCAGCGTTGGTGAACCGGTGGAGGAGATGCATCAGATCGTGCGCCAAGTCACACCCCTATTGCCAGATGATCGCCCCCGCTATCTCATGGGCATTGGCACCCTGCGTGAGATGGCCGTCGCCGTCGCCAATGGAATTGACATGTTTGATTGCGTTCTGCCCACGCGTCTCGGCAGGCATGGCACGGCACTGGTTGGGGGCGAGCGCTGGAACCTGCGCAACGCTCGGTTCCGGCACGACCACACTCCGTTAGACGCAAGCTGCCCCTGCATCGCCTGCCGCCAGCACACCCGTGCCTACCTGAATCATCTAATTCGTAGTGAGGAACTGCTCGGCCTCACGCTCTTGAGCATCCATAACCTCACCCATTTGATCCGATTCACCACCGCGATGGGGCTAGCCATTCGTGATGGTTGCTTTTCAGAGGATTTCGCTCCGTGGGAGCCGAGCTCAAGAGCCCATCACACGTGGTAG
- a CDS encoding adenosylcobinamide-GDP ribazoletransferase, translated as MPSAPSWLRDLVGAWIFYSVLPAWPWPQPRFERIARFAPWIGLVIGGLQAGLWWLLSGLGWPQVAVVPAVLALGLWLTGGLHFDGLMDTADGLAAGPERCLEAMEDSRVGASAVQLSVVVLLFQFAALVRLGPLAPIALVVTSALARVSPLWAMARFDYLRVNGTAGFHRRHQKGLGDAVPTLVLLVVLSPLNPLLQQLPLLTAPLCLLSALVAAEWLGRRLGGMTGDGYGAVVMLSETSSLLLIALLESALGSGAG; from the coding sequence ATGCCTTCAGCGCCCTCGTGGCTGCGCGATTTAGTGGGTGCCTGGATTTTTTATTCAGTGCTGCCTGCCTGGCCCTGGCCTCAGCCTCGCTTCGAACGCATCGCCCGCTTTGCTCCTTGGATCGGCTTGGTCATTGGTGGCCTGCAGGCGGGATTGTGGTGGCTTCTGTCCGGTTTGGGCTGGCCTCAAGTCGCGGTCGTCCCAGCTGTTTTGGCTTTGGGGTTGTGGCTCACCGGTGGGCTCCATTTCGATGGATTGATGGATACGGCTGATGGTCTCGCTGCAGGGCCTGAGCGTTGCCTGGAGGCGATGGAGGACAGCCGTGTGGGTGCCAGTGCTGTGCAGTTGTCAGTGGTGGTGCTGTTGTTTCAGTTCGCTGCTTTGGTGCGTTTGGGCCCCCTGGCACCGATCGCTTTGGTGGTCACGAGCGCGTTGGCAAGGGTGTCGCCCCTTTGGGCGATGGCGCGGTTCGATTATTTGCGGGTGAATGGAACGGCTGGTTTTCACCGCCGTCACCAAAAGGGTCTTGGAGACGCTGTTCCCACCCTCGTTTTGTTGGTGGTGTTGAGCCCATTGAACCCACTGCTCCAGCAGCTGCCGCTCTTGACGGCGCCTCTTTGTTTGCTGAGCGCATTGGTCGCGGCAGAGTGGCTCGGCCGTCGCCTGGGAGGGATGACGGGAGATGGCTATGGAGCTGTTGTGATGCTCAGCGAAACCTCTAGTTTGTTGCTGATAGCCCTGTTGGAGTCTGCGCTTGGCTCGGGGGCAGGCTGA
- a CDS encoding ATP-binding protein, translating into MQLSNRFLTLVKQQLQSFSSDASLDKLVVYIAQSSEGDAPSFTMLDQWPQDGGRLPEIADDPLLRIPAPERHWFPLRHDDLLLGVLRAEQHRESEWSDQLDRRLQASASALAYSLGLELERSRLLDELQQQRQQMNLVVHQLRNPLAALRTYAQLLLRRLGPEHLQRPLVTGLLQEQAQLDRYITSLDLIGQENLPHGPEAPAPLLLPQMKAKGPGLTIEQLLQPLIERAAATAALQSRAWQTPTNWPTWTQEIRPNDDAVVSEIVANLLENAFRYSPTGCPLGLSLLDHSILIWDGGPPIPDQEQELIFRKGERGSSSKDQSGSGLGLALARLLAEERGGALVLHTNPNQLDPSLPSRGNGFLLSLPPSQAQTPTGLSATN; encoded by the coding sequence ATGCAGCTGTCCAACCGGTTCCTAACCCTGGTCAAGCAACAGCTGCAGAGCTTCTCTAGCGACGCGTCTCTGGACAAACTCGTTGTTTACATCGCGCAAAGCAGTGAAGGAGACGCGCCCAGCTTCACGATGTTGGATCAGTGGCCTCAAGATGGTGGCCGACTCCCCGAGATTGCCGACGACCCCCTTCTGCGCATTCCAGCGCCAGAGCGCCACTGGTTTCCCCTGCGCCATGACGACCTCTTATTAGGAGTTCTGAGGGCAGAGCAGCACCGCGAATCGGAATGGTCCGACCAACTCGATCGTCGACTGCAAGCCAGCGCCTCAGCCTTGGCTTACAGCCTTGGCCTTGAGCTCGAACGCAGCCGTCTACTGGACGAGCTCCAGCAGCAACGCCAACAGATGAATCTTGTGGTGCATCAGTTGCGCAACCCACTGGCAGCCTTGCGCACCTATGCCCAGCTTCTGCTCCGTCGTTTGGGGCCCGAACATCTCCAACGCCCACTCGTCACTGGGCTCCTTCAAGAACAGGCCCAGCTCGACCGCTACATCACATCCCTGGATCTCATCGGTCAAGAGAACCTGCCACATGGCCCCGAGGCGCCCGCCCCACTTCTGCTTCCCCAGATGAAAGCAAAGGGCCCAGGGCTCACGATCGAACAATTACTCCAACCTCTGATTGAACGGGCTGCCGCAACCGCAGCACTCCAGAGCCGCGCTTGGCAAACACCAACCAACTGGCCTACATGGACTCAGGAGATTCGGCCCAATGACGATGCCGTTGTCTCAGAGATCGTGGCCAATCTGCTGGAAAATGCCTTCCGCTATAGCCCTACAGGCTGTCCACTGGGCCTCAGCCTGCTGGACCACAGCATCTTGATCTGGGACGGGGGGCCTCCCATCCCAGATCAAGAACAAGAGCTGATCTTCCGCAAAGGCGAACGGGGAAGCAGCAGCAAGGATCAATCCGGATCCGGGCTAGGGCTCGCACTCGCTCGACTTCTCGCCGAAGAACGAGGCGGCGCACTGGTTTTACACACCAATCCAAACCAGCTCGACCCAAGCCTCCCAAGCCGCGGAAATGGATTTCTCCTCAGCCTGCCCCCGAGCCAAGCGCAGACTCCAACAGGGCTATCAGCAACAAACTAG
- a CDS encoding DUF3155 domain-containing protein has product MSKKRKRISRRRLAGQRVLAHVPTHHLETGEHKPVTAARRYIAEGVLMPPALVNVRRNEHTTDKFFWGEKGLFSAQYAEENHFLFPSLRSIVDHVGEEVIFEGLDLASDDWEEMEEYEYAFV; this is encoded by the coding sequence ATGTCCAAAAAACGTAAGAGGATTAGTCGTCGCCGCCTCGCTGGCCAGCGTGTGCTGGCGCATGTGCCGACTCATCATCTAGAAACTGGTGAACACAAGCCTGTGACAGCGGCTCGGCGCTACATCGCCGAGGGCGTTCTCATGCCACCGGCCCTGGTCAACGTCCGCCGTAACGAACACACCACAGACAAATTCTTCTGGGGTGAAAAAGGACTGTTTAGTGCTCAGTACGCCGAGGAAAATCATTTTCTGTTCCCTTCCCTTCGTTCCATCGTTGATCACGTTGGTGAAGAGGTCATCTTTGAAGGCCTAGATCTGGCGTCTGACGATTGGGAGGAAATGGAAGAGTACGAATACGCCTTCGTCTGA
- a CDS encoding alpha/beta hydrolase, whose amino-acid sequence MAADLLRQPTAKARARLVLLHGWGADAGDLMPLGQALAEAIATPLELVALQAPQLQTQGSGRQWYGLFPADWAAVPAAVEELKERINNLGSAEIPLEATVLLGFSQGGAMAIAAGCDLPLAGFIACSAYPHPHWQAPITRPPALLLHGRHDEVVPHSAALALKNDLALSHQACELFSFDHGHAIPVEAQAEMKKALERWLDQPAQSA is encoded by the coding sequence ATGGCCGCCGATCTGCTCCGCCAACCCACAGCGAAGGCTCGGGCACGCCTGGTTCTTCTTCATGGATGGGGAGCCGATGCCGGCGACCTGATGCCGCTGGGACAAGCGCTCGCCGAGGCGATCGCGACACCACTCGAGTTGGTTGCCCTGCAAGCTCCCCAACTGCAAACCCAAGGATCAGGACGACAGTGGTATGGCCTCTTCCCGGCCGACTGGGCCGCCGTTCCAGCAGCTGTTGAAGAATTAAAAGAACGCATCAACAATCTGGGCTCAGCGGAGATCCCACTGGAAGCAACGGTGCTGTTGGGCTTTTCTCAAGGAGGTGCCATGGCCATCGCCGCCGGTTGTGACTTACCACTTGCCGGATTCATCGCATGCAGTGCCTATCCCCATCCCCATTGGCAAGCCCCTATTACTCGCCCACCTGCGCTTCTTCTGCATGGACGGCATGACGAGGTCGTGCCGCATTCAGCAGCCTTAGCGCTTAAAAACGACCTAGCTCTTAGCCATCAAGCCTGTGAGCTTTTCAGTTTCGACCATGGGCATGCCATCCCCGTTGAGGCTCAAGCTGAAATGAAAAAAGCCCTCGAGCGTTGGCTGGATCAACCAGCTCAGAGCGCTTAA